AAGACTTAGTTAAACCAATTAACTTCAAAAAGTTATTTAAAACTCATAAAGACTTAACTAGTGATGAAATTAAAAAAGCTTTAAAAGCAATTTACACTCCAATTGTTTGAAAACACCTTGAGAGTTATGATGAACAACTTAAAACTGATGCTGATGGTCTTCCATATGACACACCTAAGCATTTGTGAGAATATTTCATTCCTTACTATGCTCAAGATGGCGTGGTTGCATATAATCGCTTTGATAAAGATGACAATACCATTAGACCATATATTAATAATCAAGACTTATTGAATAATGCAAATAAACTAAATGAAACAATCAAATATCAAGATGAAAGTAAAAGTGTGTCACCAAATTCATTGTTGAATTTGATTAATACACTTAGAAGTAAGGGTTATAAGAATCTTGTTGTTACAGATGCAATTAGAGTAAATATGTTGTATGGTTCACAATATGAACTTATTAACAAACAAAGTAATTTTGATGTTATAAAAGATAATTTTACTGGTAAAACAACCGAGAACAACTATAAAAAACAAATCCATGGTTTTGAATGATTACTTAAAAAAGGAACAAATAGTTCAAATAGAAATTTATATAAAAATATTTCTTTCAATGCAGATGGTCAAGGAATACTTGATACTTTAATAAATCCAAAATATAATGCTGTTGATAGTGCGATTTTATACAATGGTGATTTATTAGATGCATATTATTCAGAAAACAACTACGACACGGTTGAAAAAGGAACAATTGATGGTTTTAAAATCGGTGAAAATGTTTTACTTGTCGATGGTTTTGTAGTTGCTAAAGATGAACAAAGTAAATATCAAGAATACTGAGAAGATAAAATTTATGAAGTATTAAATGATGGTCCAATGCAAAATTATTCAGAACACTACAATGTTCTTGAAGAATTTGGTTTTAATCAAGAATTAGCATATCAAAAATACATGCAGAAATTTTACGAACAATACTTAACCATAGTCTTAAAAGATTTATTCCAAGATAATGATGTCTATAAAGAAATAGAAACAGATTTATCAAATATTTATTTAGAAACTTTAACTGATCCAAATAAATTAAGCGATTTTAGAAATTATATTGAAACAAGAGTTATGCATGATCAAAAACTCCTAGATAAATTCAAAGAGATTTTAATTCAATTAGATTCATCTAATACTGAATTAAATAATGATGAATTAGTAACTAAAATAACATTTTTAGTAAATCATGTTGATTTTAGTAATGAAATTTATCGTCCTGTATTTGAAGAAAAATACACAGGATTAGAAAATTTTGATTTCATCAACTATACCCCATCAACCGATTTAGAATATAACTTAGTTAAAAGTAATTACTTTATTAATGAAGATAACACTTATGATACTAAAGCAATTATGATTTATTCAATTGAAGATGACCTTACAAGAGGTATTACTCACAAAAGTATTCAAGGAGTTGATCAAGAACTTTTATCTAAAATTGGTACATATTATTTCAATGTCTTTAAGAGCTAACAAAAACATTCTCCTAAGCGAGAATGTTTTTGTTATTCATTTAAATTGTCTTATTTTCTTATTTTTAAAGGGTTTAATCTATATAAAATTTGCTTATCTGTTGGTATATTTTTTAAACCAAAATCCTTAAGCATTTGTTTAATGTCTTGCATTATTTTATTTAATTGTTCCTCTTGATCGGTTATGAATGGTGAAATATCATCATATCTAATTTGAAATACATCTAGATTTGAGTTGTATGGTTCGTTTTTATCAGTTCATTTAATTGTTTCTTTGTTTGTTCCAAAACCATGATTAATTCTGAAAAGCCTTTCATAAGTTATTTTGTCAGCGATGTGGTTTTCGTTGTTTGTTACAAGAGTATAAGTTCTCTTTCCACCATCTTCACGGTTTAATTCTTCGACCGCATGCCCTGTTGTTCCGCTTCCGGCAAAGAAGTCAAGAATGCGTGCGTTTTGATTTTGTGTTAACATTAATAAATATTGTATTAATTCTTTTGGTTTTGGATAATCAAAAGAATTTATTGTCATGATGCTTTTTAATTCGTTTGTGCCATTTTCCGTTGTTGGCATTTTTAATTTATTAATAAAATAATCTGATGTATTTAATAATTGATTTGGAATTTTAAAACCAGTTTTTTCATTTGAGTATATTGCACGAATTGTTGTTGGATTGTTTTTATTTTTAATAATATATGGGGGAAGGAAAATAATGTAGGTTTTACATTTTTAAATATTATATCAACATTAACATCTGTTTGCAAAAAAATGCAAAATTAACTGGAATGTGGAACATACTTTATTAAAGGTTGTAATTAAACCTACACATCATTATAAATGATGTGTAATTTTCTTATTTACTCTTTAATGCGTCATGTACTACATGTTGTATTGAATATATTCTATTCATTAGTGCGTCATTTACTATGACTAATTGAATATACTCTGTTATATAAAGCAATACCTGCTATTTAATGTTAACCCCCCAATTTGAAATAATCAGGGATGATATTAAAGACAAGAGCAATATATTTATTCTAAATATATTTATCGCGCATAATGCACGCGTGATACCACAATTCCTTAAATATTCAAATTAATTATTTCAATAATGATTGTAATTTATCTCATTTCAAAGAATTGGTTCATAAGTAATTTCTGCTGTTTCCCTGATTTCATTAACCAGTGATTTAAAATTCAAGAAGTTGCATTTTTCACTTTTATTGATACTGATTAAATTGAATATTGTATTTAATGAAAATGTTGAATATCTCTTTTTGTATAACGATTTAAATAAACTTACAGATGATTCAGACTGTGCTGTAATGTTATTTACATTGAATTTTAAGTCTTTGCAATTGTTATTTACGAATTTCAAGAATGCTTTTATGTTATTTTTTGTGTTCTTATTGTTAAATTCATAAGTTAATAGTTGTAGCAATTTGTCTATGAACTCATCTTTGTTTTCAATTGAATTTTGCAGTCATTTCCATACTGGTTGATTATCAATTAAGAGTTTTTCTTTAACATTATTCTTAATGATAAATATTGGTTTTTTGAATATGAAATTGAAATGTTTAATAAAGTGAAAGTGATCATAAATATGTTCTGCATTCAATAATTTTGCTAAATTTTTGAAGTAAACTGCACCATCACTTAAAAGGTATAATTTGGTGTTTGTGTCTATAACATAGTACTTTTGAATAATAGTCATTATTAATTCTGCTCTTGATTTGTTTGTAAGCTTCTCTTTGTCTTGTGAAGTGTATGTTTCATATGTATAAATTGGACTTTCATTTTTATCAGAGAATATTTTTATGATCTTGCTATTTGTTTTGCTGATCTTATTATTTCCTCTTGCTTTACCATAACAATCATCAATTGAGATATAAATTGTATTTGCATATTGTTTCTTTATCTCTATATTGCTTGTTTGGTTAAATAAGTCATATTTGTTTGCATAATATTTACATAAATTTCAACTGATCTTAACAAATTTGTTTCTAATTAAACCACAGTATTGATAAAAACTATCAATAACTAGTTTGGTATCATAAGTTCTATGAAATAGATGTATATATTTTTCTGGATAATATCTCTTGAAGTGTTTTTTACCATTAACATAGTAGTAATACTCATAAATTACAAATTCATATACATTGTTGTTTTGTCCTATTATCTTTCTTACTATTCTTTTGTTAATATTTAGTTTTTGTTCTCTTCTTTCATCTGAGTTTTTGAACTTTTCAGATAATGCTGTTATCTCATCACAAGATAATTTATTAATGTATTCTATTTCTTTTATGTTTCTTTCATTCATATTCAAATTTTACTAAATAAACCTTAAAATAAGTGCTGTTCCACATTTTGTGAAACTATTTTCACATAAATAAGATTAAAAAATGCATAAGAATTAATAATCTTATGCATGTGATATTAAGTTATTCTCCTGTTGTTGTTTCAGGTTTTAGTCAAAGTCTGTTGAAGTGATTTGATTCAATATCTTTTGATGTAATATTGTAAATTAAAAGTAAATTCTTATCTTTTTGAATATACTTATGGTTATTTTCATTAGAATCTGGTGCTGCTGAAACTATTTTAACAATAGAATTTTCAAGGAAGTTTTTAACTTTTTGTCTTGCTACCATTAATTTAGCATCATCATTTGCATCTTTTGGTAGTGTTTCAATTGCTCCAAATACTGGTTTATAGAATTCATTAAATAATGCTGTTTTAAATTCTAGTGCAATTTCTGCTTCATCTTGTGTTGAATATAGTTTAGAGTTAATGAATTTAAATTCATCTTTACCATTTAAAATGTAATTTAAAGGCATTAAAAACTTGTTGTATAGATTTATACCAAAAGTATAAATTGCACGCTGATTTGAAGGTTGTAAGTAGTCTTTACGACCATGTAATGCTATTTCATATGAATCAGGTCATTCATCATAGAAGAAGTATTTTTTACCATCTTCATTAATGTAGTTTAAATAGATAGTTGGGTCAATTACATTAGAAACTGCTCCAATTAATGCTGATAAAAGTGATCTGAAACCTCTTGTGTAATTGTTTTTAGCATAGAATTCTTGTAATTTTGTGTTTGTTTGATCATCTAATAACTCAATAAAGGTTTTTGTTGGGTCTTTTTTAAGCATTGAGAGCACTATTTTGAAATCTACATAGTGTTTTAATAGTGTAAGACCTTTACTCATTACATTTGAGTTTAAAATGGCCTTAAATGGTGCTAAAACAAGTGTTGAATTGTAAAATAGCATTGGAGATCATTCTTTTGTTTCTGTTTGATATTCTTGTGGGAATACACCAATATAATTTCTGTTATCTATTTTTGTTAATGATGAATAAGGGTATTTATAGTTGTATCATTTATTAACATAAAGATAATCAGAAGGTGCAACTCCTGGAACAGGATCAAGTGAAAGTAATCTTCTTTCTCTTGAACTATCATTTGGACTTATTTTAACTCTATCTTGTATGAAGTGTCTGTCTTGTCTTTCATAGAAGTTTCTTGAAACTTTATACATATCACGATATGAAATTCTTTTATAGCTT
The nucleotide sequence above comes from Mycoplasma sp. Pen4. Encoded proteins:
- a CDS encoding DNA methyltransferase — protein: MIFLPPYIIKNKNNPTTIRAIYSNEKTGFKIPNQLLNTSDYFINKLKMPTTENGTNELKSIMTINSFDYPKPKELIQYLLMLTQNQNARILDFFAGSGTTGHAVEELNREDGGKRTYTLVTNNENHIADKITYERLFRINHGFGTNKETIKWTDKNEPYNSNLDVFQIRYDDISPFITDQEEQLNKIMQDIKQMLKDFGLKNIPTDKQILYRLNPLKIRK
- a CDS encoding Mbov_0401 family ICE element transposase-like protein; the encoded protein is MNERNIKEIEYINKLSCDEITALSEKFKNSDERREQKLNINKRIVRKIIGQNNNVYEFVIYEYYYYVNGKKHFKRYYPEKYIHLFHRTYDTKLVIDSFYQYCGLIRNKFVKISWNLCKYYANKYDLFNQTSNIEIKKQYANTIYISIDDCYGKARGNNKISKTNSKIIKIFSDKNESPIYTYETYTSQDKEKLTNKSRAELIMTIIQKYYVIDTNTKLYLLSDGAVYFKNLAKLLNAEHIYDHFHFIKHFNFIFKKPIFIIKNNVKEKLLIDNQPVWKWLQNSIENKDEFIDKLLQLLTYEFNNKNTKNNIKAFLKFVNNNCKDLKFNVNNITAQSESSVSLFKSLYKKRYSTFSLNTIFNLISINKSEKCNFLNFKSLVNEIRETAEITYEPILWNEINYNHYWNN